Part of the Halogeometricum sp. S3BR5-2 genome, GCGGCCACAGCGGCGAGGTAACACCCGTACCCATCTCGAACACGGAAGTTAAGCTCGCCAGCGTGAACGCAAGTACTGGAGTGTGCGAACCTCTGGGAACACGTTCTCGCCGCCTCCACTCATACTCGAAGCGATATTCACACTCGCCCGCACGGACCACCCGTGCGGGCGACTTTCATTTCGAACTCCCAGCGACCGCTATCGTCGGACAGCAACTAGCGTCGAGTGACAGCCAAACTCGGTATCGACACCGGCTACGAACGTCACACGAGTACGCGAGAACTCCGGGTAGGCTCCGAGAATGACTCGGTTCGTCGCTCCTGCTCACCGACTCGTCGCACTTCTTTGAGTCCGCTCTCGTCGCCCCGAACCCGAGGACTCGAGCGGGGTGATTCGTCTCTCGACACTCCAGACCGCTAGGCTTAAGCGCGCAACATCACTACACGAAACCGCGCCAAGGTGGCAGAGTTCGGCCTAACGCGTTCGCCTGCAGAGCGAATCTCCGCCGGTTCAAATCCGGCCCTTGGCTTACCGTCGCTCCACTGATCTCTCCTCTACTCGGCTGTCCGAACGAGCAGATTCGCCTCGAAACGTCAGCGTCGCCCGTTCGAGTCCCCGTGAGGGCGCACATCGAAGGTCCCGCGGTCTGACGACCCGTCTTCGCTCGACGAACCGGCGCCGGCGTTTCGACTCGCGGACCACCATGGGTCTGACGAAACGGTAACCGTTATACGCCATCTATTCTTTGCTCGAACTATGCAACGACGCGCCGCGGCTATCTACGTCGCACTCTTCGTAGTCATCGGTGCGGCCTCCTACTCGCTTCTGGTGACGGCGGAGACGCCGCAGATCGAGTTCCAGAACCCCGAGTACGAACTGTCGTCCGGACAGACGTTCCAGGCCGGGTCGCAGACGTACAACGTGACCGGAATAACCGCTGAGATGGAGGGCGGCGGGGCCGGGGGTTCGGCGTCGCTCGCACGGACCGGAACCATCGAGTACACGAACCAATCGGCCGATTACACCGCCTCGTGGTCGAACAACTCCACGGTGAGCATCGACAACACGACGTGGACCGTCCTCGCCCCCGAGGGGGAGAACGCGACGGAGTTCACGCTCCGCGAGGACGTCAACGAGACGGCGCTGCTCCAGCAGGACCAGAACGCCGAGGACGAGATGGTGACGGTGAACGGCACCCAGCAGGTCGTCATCCGGGAGAACGGCACGCGGCGTCTCACGCCGGCCAGCGAGTACTTCCCCGACCCCCGGTCGCAGAACTACAGTCAGGGAGCGACCCTCGACTACCAGGGTAATCAGACGACCATTACCGCCGTCGGCGGCGGCGCGGTCGAAGTCTCTTGGACCGCCCCGCGAACGAACACCATCGACGTGAGCGACCGAGGCAACGTGACGCTCGGCGACCAGACGTACCTCGCCTACTTCCCGAACAACGAGACGATGCAGCTCACGAGCAACTTCGAGAACTACAACGCCCAGAGCGAGGAGATAGAGACGTTCCACACGCACGAGAACGGTCTGTGGGGAATCAGCATCCTCTCGTTCCTGACCGCCATCCTCCTCGTCGGCATGGCGTACATGCCCTCGCGGTACTGAACGCGGACGCTCGTTTTCACGGCCGCTTCGATTCGGACCGTCCCGCCGAGGCCTCGCGGAGTCGCCGGTCAGTTCGGCGCGGGGACCGGGTCGGCTTCGGACCCGCCGTCGCCGGGAAGGTGGTACAGTCGCTTCCGCGCGTCTTGGAGGTAGAGTCGTTCTTCGACGATATCTTCGTCGCGGAGTCGGTCGAGGGCGTACCGAACGGTCCGCGTCGGTAGGAGCGAGTGGTCGGCCAACTGTCGCTGCGTCAGCGGACCGTCGTGCTCCAGCACCTTGTACACGAGTTTCGAACTCGGCGGCATCTCCTGGAGACCGTCGGGTACCTCGCCAGTCATATATCTCGTTCGAGGAGGCGGACCACGCCAAGTGCTTCGGAGTTGTGCGCGTCGCTCGCACAACCTCGGAAGGCGCCGTCGTCGTCCGAACGTGGGATCGGCGCCGGGTACAGATAGAAGAGGCCCGGGCCCGTACCGGCGGACGTGCCCGACCGAATCGACGACGACGCGCGCCCGCACGATATCGACGACACGCCCACGGTCACCTGTTCGCGGTGCGACCACGAGTGGGATTTGGAGTACGAACTCGACGATTTGGAGGTCGGAAACCAGTCGTTCGAGCAGTTCGCCCTCGACCACATGCGCCACACGGGACACTTCCCCGACGGCGTCTCGCCGTGGCTGGTCGCCTGCCGACGGTGTCCGGAGGGCGAGCGGTTCCTCTCGGAGGGGCCGGCCCGGCGGTGGGCCGAAACGCACGCGCGCCACGCGCGTCACGCGGTCGAAATCGAACACGAGGACGATGCGAGCGTCGTCACGCCGGGGTGAACCGGCGTCGCTCGCGGCCGCGGTGAGCGGTTCGCCGCCGCGGTGACGGCGGTAGTCGTCGGTCGCCCGCCGTTCGGAGGCTACCAGTCGTGCGGTCGGTCAGTCGGTGAGAGAAGTAGTCGGAAGCGGCCGCGCGAGTCCGCGCCCGGCGCTCGCGTGGGGCCTCCCAGCGCGGGGAGACACGTCAGTTCAGTCGATGTGGCCTTCGGCGCGGAGCTGCTCCGCGTCCTGCTCGCTGTAGCGCCACTCGATGTTGCCTTTCTCGTCCTGCCAGTCCCACGGTTCGACGAGGACGACGTCGCCCTCCTGAATCCACGTGCGGTACTTCATCCGGCCGGGGATGCGGCCCATGCGCTCTTTGCCGTCCTGACAGCGCACGGTGACGTGGTTGCCGCCGTTGTGCTGTGTGACTACCGCGAACACTTCGTCGTCGTTGGGCATTCGGAGGTTCCGACGCCCGCTGGATTCTTCGCTCATGTGTGTACTATAGGGGCGTCATGGGTTTAAGCCATTGGTGATACGTGGTTCCGCGCCGCACGGCGTCCTCGCGCGGGCGCCGCCGCGTCACTCCGGAACGAACGCGCGGAACGTGTCGCGGTCGAGCGACCGCCACTCGACTTCCGCGAGGCCGACGCCGGTGAACACGTCGTTCCAGTCGCGGTAGTAGAGGGGCACTTCGCCGTCGACGTAGTTGACCGCCGGTCCGCCGGTGCGGTCCGCGGCCGTCGCCGAGTTCTCGTCGTCGGCGCCGGCCCCGCCGTCCGCGTCGCTCTCGCTTCCGTCGTCGCCCTCGTTCTCCACGGTGACGAGCAACGCGCCGGCGACGCGCGCGAGTTCGGCGAACACCCACTCCGAATCGGGGTGGAGATGTTGGAGCGTCTCCACCGAGTACACCACGTCGAAGGCGTCGTCGTCGAACTCGCGGACGACGGACTCGATGGCGTCGTGGTAGAACGTCCCTTCGGCCGAGAGTTCGGGGTACGCCTCCGCCATCACGTCGAACGCCTCCTCGTTTATCTCGACACCTGCGACGTCCTCGTACCCCTCCTCGAACAGGTGCGCGAGGTGTCGGCCCGAACTGCACCCGAGTTCCAGAATCGAGGGGTCGGACCCGGCGAACCGGTCGATTGCGTCGGCGAGTAACTCGCTCGTCTCGTTGGGTCCGTAGTAGGCGTAGTACTCCGGCGAGTACGCGCCGGAGCGTTCCGTCCACCGTCGGTGAACGTCGTTGGAATCCACTGCGTGGCCGTTCGCGGGGGAGGGGTATAGTCCCGTCGTCCCCGCCGTCCTCGTCCGACGGACGCGGAATCGGCCAAACGAACCGTCTACAGTTCGTCCGCCCAGGGCCAGTCCTTCTCGGCGCCCCACGGCCACGTCCCGGTGGCTTTCATCCCGACGTCGAAGTCGTCGTCGACGCAGGCCTCCCGTATCTCGGCGTCGTCGACGTGGTCGACCGTCGCGTCCGCGCGCGCGAGTCGGGCGACGCCCGCGGCGCAGAGGATGGACATGTCGCGCAGGTCGCGCACGTCGAGTTTGTCCATCGTGTCGCCGTGGGTGTGGCCCCACCCGCGGTCGTTGGCGCCCGACGAGGAACGGCCCTGCGCGCCCGCGACGCCGCGTTGGACGAACGGCCAGTGGTCGCTGTGCGGCCGGAGTTGCGACTCGGTTCGAATGGGAACCTCGTACTCGTCGCTGACGGCGTCGAACGCCTCGGATATCTCCTCGAAGCCGTGGTCGTGAATCTCCAACTGCCGGGAGTAGCCCGCGCCGTCGACGTTGAGGACGCACTTCACCTCGTCTAAGTCGTGGGTGTGACTCCAGTAGTACGACCCGTACAGACCGGTCTCCTCGGCGCCGAAGACGACGAGTCGGACCTTCGTCTCCAACTCGTCGGCGACGCGCGCGAGTATCTTCCCGACTTCGACGACCATGGCGGTGCCGAACCCGTTGTCGTTCGCGGCGGTCCCGACGTCGTGGCCGTCGACGTGGGCGGTGAAAAGCACCGCCTCGTCGGTGTCGGGGCCGACCGTCGCCTCGATGTTTCGAGAGGTGCCGCGGTCCGTCTCGCAGTCGACGGTCAGGTCGGCCTCGACGGCGCCGTCGTCGCAGTAGCGCTGGAGTCGCGCCCCGGCCTCCTTGCTCAGGCCGACGGCGGGAATCGGTCCGGGGCCGTTCAGGTCGCCGATGCTCCCCGTCGGCGGCAGCGACCCCTCGATGTGGTTGTAGAAGACGAACCCGGCGGCGCCGGATTCGGCGGCGTAGCGGTACTTCTCCGAGCGGTGGACCCACCGGCCGTAGTCGTCGGGCGTGTCGCTCGACGCCATGGCGATGTCGCCGGTGAGGTCGACGTCCTCGAAGTCCTCCGGGAGGCCGTACCCCACGTCGACGAGTTCGCCCGTCACGTCTCCCGACGGCGTCCCCGGCAACTCCACCAGTTCGTGCGACCGCGCGAACGTCGTCTCCCGGTCGCCGTGGGCGACGGTGAGGCCGGCCTCGCCGCGCCGCCAGACGGGAATCGGGAACTCGTCGAACGTCACGTCGTCGAGGCCGACGTCCTCGAACGCCTCGGCCACGAGGTCCGCGCCGATTCGCTCGCCCTCGTGTCCGGGCATCCGGTCGTTCAGGTCTTCGAGGTCGGCGATGAGGTTCCATCCGACCGTGCTTCGGTAGGCGTCGCCTACGACTGCGTCCGGTAACCGTGTCATCGTTTGGGGTGCAACATCTATTTTCAATAATCTTCCGATACAGTTGTCGGTTCTGTCATCTGGCGTCGGAATAATCCCGACGTCGTTAAGTAAATCTACGCATTCGAGCGTGGTCTTATCGAAAAACGCCACACCGTACCGACATATTCAACCACGGTTGGAAAGAACTTTATACTGCCATTGATGATAGCCAATGACATGGCCGAAGATAGCGAGCGGGTGAGGCGGCGCAGCTTCCTCAAAGCGGCGACGGCGGGTGGATTGGCTGGCATGACGGCGCTCGCCGGCTGTTCGGACCAGACCGGCGGCGGGGAGAGCGAGGGCGAAGGCGGGTCCGGCGGCGGTGGCGGCGGGAGCGAAACCGAAGGCTCCGATACGGGGTCCGACTCGAGCGGGTCCGGCGAGAGCCTCCCGACGTACACGTACGTCAACAACTCCCAGAGCTACAACCCGCCGAGACACGACGCCATCAATCTCATCGCGAGCCAGTTCGGCGACCTCGGCCTCGACATGGAGGTCGACGTGCTGGAGTGGGGAACGCTGTTCAGTCGAGTGTCGCAGGAGTACGACTACAGTTTCGCCACGTGGCACACGTTCTTCGTCTCCGAACCGGTGACGGAGCTGAACAACCTGTTCAACTCCAACAACACCGACCCGGGCCAGGGGAACTACTCGGGGTACAGCAACCCCGAACTCGACGAGATGATGGGTAACTACCTGGCCGAACCGGACACGGATACCCGTATCAACCAGGCCCACGAGATTCAGAAGACGTTGATGGACGACGTGCCGACGATGCCCATCACGCAGATGCCGCAGGCGGCCATCTTCAACAGCAACCAGGTGTCGAACTGGCAGGCCGACCTCGCGAACGGGTTCAACTCCTACTGGACGATGATCAACCTGGAGATGGTCGGCGACAACACGGAGTTGAAGGGCTACTGGCCCGAGACGCTGTCGACGATGAACGTGCTGGGGCACAACGACGAGTCCAAGCACGTCTACCAGTTCAACATGCTGTACGACTTCCTGGTCCAACTCAACGACAACGCCGAACCGGACCCGGAGGTCAGCCTCGCGACGGACTGGAACCGCGTCGACGAGACGACGATGGAGTACACCATCCGGACGGACCACTCCTGGCACGACGGCGAAGACCTGACGGCCGAGGACGTCGCGTTCACGTACAACTACATCACCGAGAACGAGGTTCCGCTGTACTCCACGCAGGCGCAGTACATCGAGAACGCGGAAGTCGTCGACGAGCAGACGGTCCGCATCAACATGTCCCAGCCGCTGGGGCCGTTCAACCTCGCGGTGGCGAACCTCGTCCCCGTCATCCCCCAGCACAAGTGGGAGGGCCGGAGCAACCCGGCGCAGGCGAACATCCAGGAACCCGTCGGCAGCGGTCCCATGATGTTCGACTACTGGGAGCAGGGCAGCGAGTTCGGCATGGTGCGCTTCGACGAGCACTTCGCGCCCGTCAGCTTCGAGCGGCGCTTCTGGCGCATCATCCCCGAGGCGTCGACGGTGTGGGAGAACCTCATCAACGGTCAACTCAACTACGAGCCGTTCGGCCGCATCGACCGGTCGCTCGACCAGAACCAGGACAACGAGAACATCGGCACGCGGTTCCAGACGGCGCCGACGTTCTGGATGTTCACGCCGAACGAGAGACAGCAGGGTCTCGACGACGTGCAGATGCGGAAGGCGCTGGTCGAGACGCTCCCGCGGACGCCCATCGTCGAGCAGATTCTGTTCGGCTTCCCGGAGGAGGGGTACAACATCGTCTCCTCGGCGTTCGGTCCGCTCCACACCGAGGACGTGACCACCTACGACCAGAGCCCGGAGTCCGCGCGGGCCCGCCTCGAAGAGGCCGGCTACACGTGGGACGACAACGACATGCTCCAGGCACCGAGCGGTAACTGAATCTACCCGGCCGAGCGTCGGAGAACCGACTCCGGCGCGGAATTTCACGTAATCAACGGTAATCATACAACACAGAATCATGGGAAAAGCGAGTTTTGTTATCAGGCGCACGCTCCAACTCGTCGTGACGCTCTGGGCCGTCGGGACGGTGCTGTTCGGGCTCTTCCGACTCATGCCCGGGGACCCCACCTCCTACGTCGTCTCCTCGCAGATGACGCAGGAGGCGCGGCGACAGATAATCGCGAGCTACGGACTCAACGAACCGCTGTACGTCCAGTACGTCAAGTTCCTCCAGAACCTCG contains:
- a CDS encoding winged helix-turn-helix domain-containing protein codes for the protein MTGEVPDGLQEMPPSSKLVYKVLEHDGPLTQRQLADHSLLPTRTVRYALDRLRDEDIVEERLYLQDARKRLYHLPGDGGSEADPVPAPN
- the eif1A gene encoding translation initiation factor eIF-1A, whose translation is MSEESSGRRNLRMPNDDEVFAVVTQHNGGNHVTVRCQDGKERMGRIPGRMKYRTWIQEGDVVLVEPWDWQDEKGNIEWRYSEQDAEQLRAEGHID
- a CDS encoding class I SAM-dependent methyltransferase, with translation MDSNDVHRRWTERSGAYSPEYYAYYGPNETSELLADAIDRFAGSDPSILELGCSSGRHLAHLFEEGYEDVAGVEINEEAFDVMAEAYPELSAEGTFYHDAIESVVREFDDDAFDVVYSVETLQHLHPDSEWVFAELARVAGALLVTVENEGDDGSESDADGGAGADDENSATAADRTGGPAVNYVDGEVPLYYRDWNDVFTGVGLAEVEWRSLDRDTFRAFVPE
- a CDS encoding M28 family peptidase is translated as MTRLPDAVVGDAYRSTVGWNLIADLEDLNDRMPGHEGERIGADLVAEAFEDVGLDDVTFDEFPIPVWRRGEAGLTVAHGDRETTFARSHELVELPGTPSGDVTGELVDVGYGLPEDFEDVDLTGDIAMASSDTPDDYGRWVHRSEKYRYAAESGAAGFVFYNHIEGSLPPTGSIGDLNGPGPIPAVGLSKEAGARLQRYCDDGAVEADLTVDCETDRGTSRNIEATVGPDTDEAVLFTAHVDGHDVGTAANDNGFGTAMVVEVGKILARVADELETKVRLVVFGAEETGLYGSYYWSHTHDLDEVKCVLNVDGAGYSRQLEIHDHGFEEISEAFDAVSDEYEVPIRTESQLRPHSDHWPFVQRGVAGAQGRSSSGANDRGWGHTHGDTMDKLDVRDLRDMSILCAAGVARLARADATVDHVDDAEIREACVDDDFDVGMKATGTWPWGAEKDWPWADEL
- a CDS encoding ABC transporter substrate-binding protein, which translates into the protein MAEDSERVRRRSFLKAATAGGLAGMTALAGCSDQTGGGESEGEGGSGGGGGGSETEGSDTGSDSSGSGESLPTYTYVNNSQSYNPPRHDAINLIASQFGDLGLDMEVDVLEWGTLFSRVSQEYDYSFATWHTFFVSEPVTELNNLFNSNNTDPGQGNYSGYSNPELDEMMGNYLAEPDTDTRINQAHEIQKTLMDDVPTMPITQMPQAAIFNSNQVSNWQADLANGFNSYWTMINLEMVGDNTELKGYWPETLSTMNVLGHNDESKHVYQFNMLYDFLVQLNDNAEPDPEVSLATDWNRVDETTMEYTIRTDHSWHDGEDLTAEDVAFTYNYITENEVPLYSTQAQYIENAEVVDEQTVRINMSQPLGPFNLAVANLVPVIPQHKWEGRSNPAQANIQEPVGSGPMMFDYWEQGSEFGMVRFDEHFAPVSFERRFWRIIPEASTVWENLINGQLNYEPFGRIDRSLDQNQDNENIGTRFQTAPTFWMFTPNERQQGLDDVQMRKALVETLPRTPIVEQILFGFPEEGYNIVSSAFGPLHTEDVTTYDQSPESARARLEEAGYTWDDNDMLQAPSGN